The DNA window tttggatttcaaaatcctatttttactgtttggcaagatgttaaaaaaaaaGGATTCGGACTTGCTTAGGATTTCATGGGATTTCCACAAGTATATCCAAATCccatcaaatttgataagatttggtgggatttggattttaaaaacataaaattacttTTTTATCCAACACATCATTTTCCACCAAAAGTTTCTAAATGGttagatttttttttcctttttaacttttttttagAAGTTGAAAGATttcgtttaaattttataagtttcttgtgttatttactgattaatataataaaaattatagtaaTTACCAAAACCTCTTTTTacgtttaataattaattttatgttaaagtttgaagttgttttatgatttttaattattattttatgtgcactatgattaataaataataattaatttttgaatttacaaatacaaataatagagaagaattattaatttctaaactttttttagttatttatgtttatataatttCTAAAGGtagtttagtaaaattttaaaattccaaattcgaatccttttttctccaaataagaaatggatttgtaaataccatttttaaattttaaaccaaacaccAAATAGAATTTCAAATACTTGAGCAGTTTTTTTTCTTCGGTccatgtcttttttttttaataaaaattcagTGATTCTTTTTCTGTCGCATATCAATTTATCCAgctcaaaatatattttaatttctcaaaaaataaaataacgttatttcacatataaatttaattccataacaataatatattaaatttaaaaaaaataatgttacCTCTTAGGATTTACTTATATGAAATAACCTGTCAAAGTTAAGCTTtattacaaaaacaaaaattataaaacaatattaattcaataaaaataaaattgatgaaTCAAAAAATTTTATTCAATCACAATCAAAAAGTTATAATTTATTTCACATAATATATTTTGAGCTGGATAAATTGATATGCGACAGAAAGAGAATCActgaatttttattaaaaaaaaagacacGGACCGAAGAAAAAAAACTGCTCAAGAAGAGTGTCGAAACTGAAAAGTTGAGCCGAAGATGAGATGAATTCGTCAAATACTCGGTGAGATTTATAGGCATGGGATTGTGTAAAGGAATCCTTgccatagcgacggtttttgttaaaaccgtcgcaagtagcgacggttttgtaataccgtcgctaatagcgacggttttggatAAACCGTCGCCGACTGAGAATCCGTTATCCGTTGTTCATTCTCTAGATTACAATATTTTCGTAAAGTTTTGAAAACtactatattttaataaataagttttaaaattataatatttttaaaaaaaacccggATCTATGTCccgatatatacatacatatgagGATACAAGACGCGTCGACGATTTCCTATTGGTTCAAGTCTAAGAAGGATGACGTAATTACAATCACCGAATAACCCTACTATCATTTGACCCAGGCTCAATCTATTTTACACTAGTACTTAAATTTTTATTAcaagtattttttaaaaaataaatattcggAAAAAATACACTTATTTttgctttgtttttttttttcctaatttttttacttttatatttattgatttgtaCTTTTTTTAAAGTCTTTTCCTACTAAAATTCACCGTCTATAGTCTATACCCTATATTAATAGCGACTAAACTTATATGTTGTGTATCATATAATATATGAATATTATGTATTACATATATTATGTTTCTcgagtttttgtttaaatatgaGATTTGTAAAGTTAATTATGATAGGagatttttataataataaaatatgaaaatttaacTACAATTTATCatactaaaaaaaaatataataaatcatGTTCACTTAATAAAACACAATCACTtgtataataaaattattaaggCATACCAAAAGATGTAAAAGTGTCTAAAAAGGCTCTCCCATGATAAAACTTTAACTAGGAGATGAAGTTCACATCAAATCCCATATGCCAAAAGTGAACACCACACCCAAGTTACATAATCTACATGCCGAATTTCACTACACATTTATGCCATGCCTCCTCCACTTGTTGCCATGCGGATAATCTGAAACAAGGCTGGaaaaataacaaatacatatagcAATCAGTTAACAATCGAAGCAGATTAACATTAGATAGCTGTTAGGAGTCGTGCAAGGATCGGGATGGGATAGACAGAGGCATACACCTTCCCTCGCTGAACATCATCATCGCACCCAATGCATCGACTCATACGAGATGCTTAAAAATTTCAGGGACGCCTTTATCAAAATATTCACTACAATAGTCTCCCCACGACATCATTTAAATGTTGTACCGGATTTCAGAGAAACCATTTTTAGGATGATATATTCATTGGTGTTTCGTGTAATATACCACTGACATCGGTCATCCTTAGGGACATAGCTCACAAACTGGTGAATGAGTTGcattttaaaagataaaaaggTTTCTGCAAATAATTTTGCAATAAATCAAAGTTACATGGATGCATGGCATTAAGGTAGTTAAAAATATGGTACATAAGTGAAAGTTGAAATCTTTTTCTCTACTCATACGACAGAAAATGATGCATATGCGTAGGAAAAGATAGCTACTTACATGAtccaacaacaacaaatatgaTGAACCCAAGCACCACAGGGCCTACAGGATAAGAACTTCCTTTCTTTTTAATTGTTTCACCAGTTACACCTCTCTTCTTTATGTTCTTCTCAAATTTCAATACCTTCCTATCAGCCACACGCCTTGAGGTTGTCTAAAGATGAAGGAAAAATAAAGCATTGTAAGCTAACAAAGAGGGCAATCCAATTTGCAAATTGTGATTATAACACCCTACAATTTATGAGAATCCACAAAGTATACTAGTTTTGCTCGTAGGACACAACATATCCTTAAATACTCCAAAACAGAGAAGAAAAAAGACTAATATGAACCATAAATATTTGCTAATCAGTATATAGTTAACAAAATAACAAAACCTTGCATCATCAATTATTTTTTCAGCATTTTCTTATGTAACCAACTCATCTAAAGAGTAGCATACACGTGTGTGTGCGTATAAATTTGCCTTGGATATAGATACCCAGAATATagacatcttttttttttcctacaTAATAAGTTTGGACAGACTGAAAGCATGCATCATTACAGAATCAAATCTCATGAAAGACAATTCTACCGTTTGTGCTCCTAGTAAAGAATCAAACTAAaaatatagaagaaaattacaGGCAGGAAGTGAAGCCAAGAGACATCAGATGCAAATACGTAATTGGAGCTGAACTTCATGCAACATCAGAGGCAGAATCGACTAGCTACATTAACTATTAAAGTGATATACGTGAACAGTAGATTAGTGGTTTAGCCAGACCACCCATCAATTTTACAAACTGATGATATGAAGGCCATGATGGAGGAGTGTTCTTCTCCTCCCATGAGGAAAACGACCCAATGTAGGAATGGATGGGGAACCCAGGTCTACTAGCAATTACCAGGGTGCTTAAGCTAGACCACCCAGAAATTCAATGGCAATCACAAATTCACAACAGAATAAACAGAATAGAAAATTTTCTCTCTCCAACTGGTCTCAGAATCATTTGATCAGCGGGTGGCGACCTTCCATGCGCTAAGGGGAGAAGTATCAGACATTAAGAACAGATCGGATTTGTTATCCAAGCAGCCAAGAAGAAGTATCTGGCGTTAAGTATGGATTGGAATTGTTCTCCAAGCAGCTAGGAGATGCATAGATCAATCAAATGAGCGATTTGGCTTCTCTTTAATGACAAACAACTAGGATAGACCAAAGATGACAGGAAGAGTCTCACAATTACGAgcagaattgaaagaattgatgAACAAAATTTTCAGGGTGACCAAACCAATGCTACTCAGTTTCCAGTTGGGGACATAAACAAAAGTCTTCATGAAGCATTGACTGTTACGGACTTCATTATTATGGACCATAATATGTTGGGCATAGGCCCAATAGTCTCAAGCCAATGGAAGAATCTATATGTACGCGTGAATGAGAATGAAATGTGGAGTAGTAGCTGGTTAGAGGCATTCACGTTAATTCTGTTGATTTAGAATTGGTTGTGCTAGGGGCAAGAGTTCTTCCTCTTGTAAAGGTATTAAACACTTGGCTGAGTAGTAATACTCAGATTTTCATATTGAATCTTGAGTTTTATTTGTGTTTGAGTCATTAGGAAATATTTTTACCAACATTGACGAATCACGAAGGCTCAATTATTTGAAGAACAAACCAACACTACATGAAGATGATGTGTCATGAAGGGAAGGAGCGCAGCTGAGAACTGCAGCTGTCATATCGCCTCCTGGCAGTACCCTCGTGATAATCCATCAGGCAATCAGCTAAAATTCATCCAGCCCCAGGGCCAATTTTTTTCCAATGAATTTTCGATCCATATTTATGATTCAaattcccaaaatcacataacGCGAAGGAAAATTAAACGCATACAATAATACGGCGTCGGGAAACCATCAATCCCCGTGATACAACCAGTAAAAAAGGGGCAAAAAGAAATTCGAAACATCAGCTGTGGAAAGAAAAAAGAATCAAAACGAAAGAATTTACCATGGTTGAGTGGGGAAAATTTGCCGTTGCTATTGGGGAACCGTCGAGCAAGAGTTTCGATCTTCTATAGCGGATAAATTTCTTTGGGGCTTTCTTTAGTTCTCTCGATTGTCTAAAAGGTTGGAGGAGCAAAACATTTGTTCTTCCAccacttttttttatttatatttatatttatatttatgtttatttattttctatttCTGTACGCAATTTTTTTCTAtgaaatttattgattttttcCAATTAGTTAGGCGAGTTACGATAAAGAAGTATTAGGCTTCaattttttaaagtatttttatttaaaaaaacggttttgatatttataaaatgttgaaatgtttttttgtttttaattttgaatataAATAGATGCATAAAACAAAAACTCAAACATTCTGGTTTGTAAAAAAATGGTTTTTTTCAAACAATAGATTTATTCTAGAGCAGTGAGAgaatctcacgaatctttatctgtgagacgattcAACAGATGGTTCAACATACCGATATttccaattaaaaaaaattctcttaacataaaaaataatattttttcatggattatccaaataaaaaatccgtctcacaaaacacgacctgtgagaccgtctcacacaaatttttgtctataTTCTAATGGTTTTTCTAACCAAACGGATTTTTATTGACGCTTTACTCTCTCCATGTAGCAAAGAATCTATGTTATTTCTTTCGTTTTCTTATGTTGAATGCAAGACACAATCCTAAAAAATACAAATCACGCCTTATTTGGTCATATGCAGAAACTGAAGAACCAAGATCATGGGATAAAAAAATTCAGTAGACTGTAATTTGCACTGAAAACATGATCCACACATGGATTGGAAGAAATAAATTCGAGTACCTACACACAAAATCAACTTTTTTTAATACAAATTCCGGAAGTATCAAGTCATTACAGTAACACCCATATGCAGGGATACTTTCATGTAGCGTCGTCGAGTCAGAGGCCTTTTCACCAGAATTTCAACTGTAAGAAACAAGATTGCTACAATCAATGTCAGCAAGCATCCATATATTCTATAAGCAGAAAGGCAAGTTGATCAAGTTTAGTTGCAAGGCATGAGAATctccaaataaaattacgacgACGACAACAATCACATAAGGAGCCATAGTCTAATAAACATACTGTGAATGTACACCAAAGAAAGGTTGAAAAAAGTAGTATAGGACAGTTAATGGCAGAAACAAGGTAGCTGAGTTAAAATAAAGCAATTTTTTTGGACGGTTGCATTTGTTAAATGAGTTCATAATTAACTTTAGTTGGGAAATTAATCCAGGAAATATTTGCAAAATTAACTTTACAGGCTATATTTGGATCCATCTACCTTAATTTGTGGTATGTTTTGGAAAATGGATTATGTTTTTACTGTAAATGTGAAGAATAAAAAAACCCAGTGGAACTCCATGAAGGCTTGCTTACACTGTATCCTCACACGCAACAAGTACATAGGTCGCACAAGCGGTACACTATTATACACTTTCAGATAGAACTCCGTCATGTCTCGTGCCTACTCGTGCGCTTGCAAGGATGGCGAAGTTGCAAGCCAAAGAAGTAACCACCCCGGCCTGATGTCCACTCGGCCAAGAAAAGGCTTATCCTCTTCCTCTAAATTCTTTACATGTAATCCTAGCAACTCCTGGCATCTTTCCTCGAATAAACCATTTCATCAATGCTCACCGAACCAAATTAATGCCAATGGGTTTAATATCAGTAAGAtgaaaaaaatttctcaaataGCAAAACATCAAGACGCTTGCTGTAATTTCCAACATCAAGTTCATCTATTAAGCTTATTCCTTTAATATGTAAGGTTGCTGAGTTGCTCGCTAAAATGAATAATATTTTCTCACATAGCACATCAGGTTGCTCTCTTTGATTTTCCAACATTGGGTTCATCTATTGACCTAATTCTTTTGGTATGCTTGCACACTTGCTCTGTTAGGGAAGAAGGTGGAAGATGGAGGTAGATCATTTACAGGTCTCAAAAGTAGAAAGCTGAACGAGGCAAACTCAACATTTGATATAATTCTACCATGAGAATATCCTTATAAGCTGTTGGGGAAGAAATATCCCACAATTGATAAGAAGACTCAACAAATTATGCTTTTCTGTCATTCTTTCTATAACCCCTTGATGTACCGTGTACGTACATGTCATAACCTGACAATTCCATTAACTATACAATAGTCATATGTTTGTACATCGGTATCATATGTAGTTACATTTGCAAAGCCCTTAACTATCAAACCCTTTAAGCTAGTGACAACCAAATTAACCAAGCACAAAGAAGTACTTTGGATCCTAATACCAAAAAAGAGAAGGAAACTTGTTGTGAGCTGTAACGCACTATTATCTTGATCTACCATGACTGACAGAATCATAGTTTTCTGGGTCATAGAAGtacaacatttattttatcacacaaagaagcaatatcataatttatcACAAATATCACGTGAAAAACCAACCTCCCAGTTTCAAGAACCAATCACATACTACACCATAGTAACTAAAATCCTCACACGCATGTGCTTAGGCTCCAGGAATAGTGAGGCTCGGTCCTATACATGTTTTGATCGCTACCTAGATATAGGACAGATCCAAAATAAAATGCAAGATAaatctaattaattttttttcttggagACTAGTGACTATTTGTTTATTGTTATTAAATAGTTCGTAAAGTACGTTGGAGTATGAAAAATGAAATTCTCTTCTAAAATTCCAGCACACAACTCCTATGGATACTTCATCTCAATAAAACATGTGCCTCACCTAGCACTTTGCACCTAGACTCTACAACGCACATGAGGTTTAGTAGTGCGCCTTGTGCTTCTATAAATATAGTATACATTCAAAAGTACTAAGTAGCACaaccataaaaaaaataaagctcGTGTCAATTGTCACCACAGTAATACAACTTTGCAACATGATATACTAACCGCATAGGAGGAATACACAAATGTCGTGCATAACATGAAAGGATTCTCAATATGCAACAACAATTgcataataaaaaaacaaaaacccgTCAAATATCAAAATTGACCACTGAAAACCTCAAGGAAAGAAAAACTATCAATAACATTCATATACGTTATTGTCCCtaaaattttcatatatttACAAGATTAAAATGTTCATATTTTGAGTTTTTAACCATTGTTCTATTGCTTGTCTCACAAGTATGGTTGGTTGAAAAACCTTATAGCGAATGGAACAAGACGAAAGGCTACATTCTATTAGTCTATCATGTTACACTAGGCGGATGAAGTGTCATTGACTGGGAAAATAATGGTGGAAGTGGAATGGCATAAGCTTGGTATGAAATGGATGCCGCAACTGATAAATCAGTATAGAATGAGCCTAGGAAAGGTAAAATGGTCTGGGTTGTGGATAGACATAATTTGCTAAATTTGCAGGTGTTAACGTTATATTTCTAAGTTTAAGCTTCAACTATAGTTCTATCGTTTGTCTCAAAAGCATGGTTCATGAAAATGAACTTGTTTTGGATGGAAAAGGTGAAAAATGCTACAACAATTGGGTAAAAATAAGTGGATCCAACAATAAATCGGTAATGAAACAATTAATAAGTCGTCTGGGAACAGTCTCGACATGGAACAGTTAATAAATCTGCTATAGAAAAGTTGATATATCAGCTATGAACGGGTCAAAGAAAAGGCAAAATGATCTAAGTATCGGTAGTAACTCATCTCACAAGCACGGTTCATCCGAATGATCTTGTCGCGGATTATAAGGTAAAAAAGGTCGTGTACCATTGATCTAATATGCAATGAAGACAGCATGGTGGATTCGGTAAGTATAGAAAGAACGGTAAGAATGGAAGAAAGATGTCTATAGCTAGGTCAGCTTCGACCACAAAATGCAACAAATGGTAGGAAAAAATGTCAAGAACTGACTTAAGCATTCCAATAAGCTGCAGTGGAGAAGTCAGAGGGAATTTAAAATTTGCAGAATGGGTGGTGATAATTGCATTATGACGGTATATATATAGTGCCCACGGCGCAACCTATACAGTCACTGCAAACAGTGCTCCCAGAATGCATCGACTCATCGCTAGTTGTAAATTCGAACATGAAGAATAATAATCAAAATAACAAGCCCCTTAACAGAATCACCTACAAATTCTCCAAAAACGCCAGATCCAAgtaaaaatgatgaaaattaaTTAACAAAGGAAAGGAAACGTTCAATTACAGAGTTAGCCTTGGCCGTCGAGGTTGCCGTGGCCACCGCTTGCACCACCGCCGCTGGCATACGAGCCATCATCAGCCGCTGTCTGCCAAACCGACTGCCACGCCTGCGATGGTGGCGGCGGCGCCTGCATGTAAACCCCCGGATCCACAGCGGGACGACCCATCATAGGCTGACCAATGGTCGGGTAATAGTACGGAACACCAGTGACTCCACCTGCACCGGCCGCGGGCCCCACAATCCCACCCAGCACAGCCGCCTCATCCTTGATCTCATCCCTCGGCACAATGTCCACCAAAAAATCAAAAATATCAGTACGCGTAATGGCCGCCGCGATGTCATTTTTCTGGAGCGTACGGCGCTTGTTCTCCTCGGCGTGGAGCCAAGATCTGATCGTGAGCTCCAGAATGAAAAGCTCGCAAGCCTTGGCGAAGAGGATTGGCGCCTCCGCGGATATCATGCGCACGTCCTCATCTGCCTTCATGATCTTCTTGATTCGAGCCAATGGGAGCTGGTGGTTCTTGAAATCGTTAACCTGCTCTATTTCCTGGCGCTGGTAATTCCAGAACATCTGGAGttgctgttgctgctgctgaAGGAGGTGGTGAT is part of the Primulina eburnea isolate SZY01 chromosome 1, ASM2296580v1, whole genome shotgun sequence genome and encodes:
- the LOC140837823 gene encoding uncharacterized protein, with the translated sequence MTTSRRVADRKVLKFEKNIKKRGVTGETIKKKGSSYPVGPVVLGFIIFVVVGSSLFQIIRMATSGGGMA
- the LOC140837831 gene encoding nuclear transcription factor Y subunit C-1-like: MENNPQQSSAAYPPAAPYHHLLQQQQQQLQMFWNYQRQEIEQVNDFKNHQLPLARIKKIMKADEDVRMISAEAPILFAKACELFILELTIRSWLHAEENKRRTLQKNDIAAAITRTDIFDFLVDIVPRDEIKDEAAVLGGIVGPAAGAGGVTGVPYYYPTIGQPMMGRPAVDPGVYMQAPPPPSQAWQSVWQTAADDGSYASGGGASGGHGNLDGQG